A stretch of Paenibacillus sp. URB8-2 DNA encodes these proteins:
- the dhaQ gene encoding DhaKLM operon coactivator DhaQ produces MPKIMNDIQNMVRNMLYGFYFEHRDRLSYNSKHNIIYRKDLANIQQEIVLISGGGSGHEPADIGYVGEGMLSLAVVGKIFTPPTPEQVLEAIRLVDSSKSVMLIIKNFSADVDSFLKAEALAKAEGRRVDHVIVNDDISIEDDATFNKRRRGVAGTVFVHKILGAAAMEGYSLLQLKELGNSVIRRLHTLGVALSPAKDPTKGEVSFTLEDNEAYYGVGIHGEKGYRKEVFYSSEKLAIELMNKLKSVYRWKRNERFAVLVNGMGATPLMEQYIFANDVRRLCELDNLDIRFVKVGAHFTSLDMGGISLSLLRIKDSNWEKWLKTHVEAANW; encoded by the coding sequence ATGCCAAAGATCATGAATGATATTCAGAATATGGTTCGTAATATGCTTTATGGTTTCTATTTCGAACATAGAGACAGATTATCCTATAACTCCAAACATAATATTATTTACCGGAAGGACCTTGCAAACATACAGCAAGAAATTGTCTTGATTAGCGGAGGGGGGAGCGGTCATGAACCGGCTGATATCGGCTATGTAGGAGAGGGAATGCTATCCTTGGCGGTAGTTGGCAAAATATTCACTCCCCCTACACCAGAACAAGTTTTGGAGGCCATACGTTTAGTTGACAGTAGCAAGAGTGTGATGTTAATTATCAAAAACTTTAGTGCTGATGTGGACAGCTTCCTAAAGGCTGAGGCTTTAGCCAAAGCAGAAGGGAGAAGGGTCGATCATGTCATTGTCAACGACGATATCTCAATCGAGGATGACGCAACCTTCAACAAAAGAAGAAGAGGGGTAGCCGGGACAGTTTTCGTTCACAAAATCCTTGGAGCTGCAGCGATGGAAGGATATTCTCTGCTGCAATTAAAGGAGCTTGGGAATTCCGTCATTAGACGTCTTCATACGCTAGGAGTCGCCCTCTCGCCAGCCAAAGACCCAACCAAAGGCGAGGTTTCTTTTACCTTGGAGGACAACGAAGCTTATTATGGAGTCGGCATTCATGGAGAGAAAGGGTACCGAAAAGAGGTATTTTATTCATCTGAAAAGTTGGCCATTGAGCTGATGAATAAGCTGAAGAGTGTTTATCGTTGGAAAAGAAATGAAAGGTTCGCGGTTCTTGTTAATGGAATGGGCGCTACACCTTTAATGGAGCAATATATTTTTGCGAATGACGTTCGCCGGTTATGCGAGCTTGATAACTTGGATATCCGGTTTGTAAAAGTTGGAGCCCATTTTACCTCCTTGGATATGGGGGGGATTTCATTAAGTTTGCTTCGAATAAAGGACTCGAATTGGGAGAAATGGTTAAAGACCCATGTTGAAGCAGCGAACTGGTAG
- the dhaK gene encoding dihydroxyacetone kinase subunit DhaK: protein MKKIMNKPETLVMEMCNGMVIAHPELELIRKYKIIKKKEMNDNKVTLISGGGSGHEPAHAGLVGKGMLDAAVCGDVYASPSQIQVYQAIKATAGQQGTLLIIKNYSGDVMNFKNGAHLAAEDGIQVEYIRVDDDIAVEDSLYTVGRRGVAGVVLVHKIAGAAAEEGRNLMQVKAVAEKAAVNVRSIGLALTSCTVPANGSPTFKIGEDEMEYGVGIHGEPGIRREKIVTANEMASRMTTDLLKDLGIEDDGSAEIAVLVNGFGATPLQELYLFNNAVIREFADRKIRVYRTFVGNYMTSIDMAGISLTVMKLDDELKTLLSKECHAPAFRVDGPVPGVEYISLEENGDKKPASFLAETLEEHAVIRGTATLDNMIYMIDKMSEIIIKNEVPFCELDSHAGDGDFGMSISKGFKQLKREWNFILSQDKLTIGTFLDACSMVIMEHCGGASGPIWGAAFRAAGKAVGDKMELTVAEYANMLHASIKGIQLVGERSFGRGAVVGDKTLVDALVPFADSWSESTAAGDDFKIAFEKAAKAAVEGAEKTKEIVARMGRAGTVGERSLGYPDAGAFALGVIFTELSRSLK, encoded by the coding sequence GTGAAGAAGATCATGAATAAACCGGAAACTCTCGTCATGGAAATGTGCAACGGGATGGTCATCGCCCATCCGGAGCTTGAATTAATAAGGAAGTACAAGATTATCAAGAAAAAAGAAATGAACGACAATAAAGTAACCCTGATCAGCGGTGGAGGCAGTGGTCATGAACCGGCGCATGCCGGCTTAGTGGGCAAAGGGATGCTTGATGCCGCCGTATGTGGCGACGTGTATGCTTCCCCCTCCCAAATCCAGGTGTATCAGGCCATTAAAGCAACAGCCGGCCAACAAGGCACCCTCCTGATAATCAAAAATTATAGTGGAGATGTCATGAACTTTAAGAATGGCGCCCACTTGGCTGCTGAAGACGGCATTCAAGTCGAGTATATCCGGGTGGATGATGATATTGCGGTAGAAGACAGCCTTTATACGGTTGGACGCCGCGGGGTCGCAGGTGTCGTGCTGGTTCACAAGATCGCTGGAGCAGCTGCGGAGGAAGGAAGAAATCTAATGCAGGTTAAAGCCGTAGCGGAAAAAGCAGCAGTGAATGTTAGAAGCATTGGCCTTGCTTTAACTTCCTGTACGGTACCAGCCAATGGATCGCCGACGTTCAAAATAGGCGAAGACGAAATGGAATACGGTGTGGGCATTCATGGAGAGCCAGGCATAAGACGGGAAAAAATAGTGACCGCAAACGAAATGGCCTCGCGTATGACCACTGATCTTCTTAAGGATTTGGGAATCGAGGATGATGGTTCTGCCGAAATTGCTGTCTTGGTTAACGGCTTCGGCGCCACACCTTTACAGGAGCTATATCTCTTTAACAATGCGGTTATCCGGGAATTCGCTGACAGAAAGATCCGTGTATACCGGACATTTGTTGGCAACTACATGACTAGTATTGATATGGCCGGCATTTCCTTAACGGTGATGAAGCTGGACGATGAGTTGAAGACCTTACTATCTAAAGAATGTCATGCACCGGCGTTCCGGGTAGACGGACCAGTTCCAGGGGTGGAATACATAAGCTTGGAGGAAAACGGGGATAAGAAGCCGGCTTCTTTCCTGGCAGAAACACTGGAAGAACACGCCGTAATACGGGGAACAGCCACATTGGATAACATGATCTATATGATCGATAAAATGAGCGAGATCATTATCAAGAACGAAGTGCCTTTCTGTGAATTGGATTCGCATGCAGGCGATGGAGATTTCGGGATGAGTATCTCTAAGGGGTTCAAGCAATTAAAACGGGAATGGAATTTCATTCTAAGCCAGGACAAGCTCACTATAGGAACGTTTCTGGATGCTTGTTCAATGGTTATTATGGAGCATTGCGGAGGCGCGTCCGGACCCATCTGGGGCGCTGCATTCCGGGCGGCAGGTAAAGCCGTGGGAGATAAAATGGAATTAACGGTCGCAGAGTACGCAAACATGCTGCATGCTTCCATTAAGGGAATCCAACTTGTCGGCGAACGATCCTTCGGGAGAGGAGCTGTGGTGGGGGATAAAACGCTTGTGGATGCGCTGGTGCCATTTGCAGATTCCTGGTCAGAAAGTACGGCAGCCGGTGATGATTTCAAAATCGCCTTCGAAAAGGCGGCTAAAGCTGCTGTTGAGGGGGCAGAGAAGACAAAAGAAATCGTGGCTAGGATGGGACGCGCCGGAACAGTTGGAGAAAGAAGCTTAGGTTACCCTGATGCCGGCGCCTTTGCGCTGGGGGTTATCTTTACAGAATTATCTCGCAGCTTAAAATAA
- the trhA gene encoding PAQR family membrane homeostasis protein TrhA produces the protein MANTYTYSRREEVANAITHGIGAILSVAALVLLIVFSSLRGTAWHVVSFSIYGTTMLLLYLNSTMVHSLKEGKLKDLFEFFDHSSIYLFIAGTYTPFLLVALRGTLGWSLFGVIWGIAFFGVLFKAFFTKKFLFMSTIFYIAMGWLIVIAWAPLTAAVADGGMALLMAGGILYTLGTIFYVWRGFPFHHAVWHVFVLLGSVTHFFAVLLYLLPIR, from the coding sequence ATGGCGAATACGTACACTTACAGCCGGAGGGAAGAGGTTGCGAACGCTATAACGCACGGCATCGGAGCTATTCTTAGTGTGGCCGCGCTTGTCCTGCTCATTGTTTTTTCCAGCTTGAGGGGCACAGCCTGGCATGTTGTCAGCTTCTCCATCTATGGAACGACAATGCTGCTGCTTTATCTGAATTCGACAATGGTACACAGCCTTAAAGAAGGCAAACTGAAGGATCTGTTCGAGTTCTTCGATCATTCTTCGATTTATTTGTTCATCGCCGGTACCTATACGCCATTTCTGCTGGTCGCTCTTCGCGGTACGCTCGGCTGGAGCTTGTTCGGCGTCATTTGGGGCATTGCCTTCTTCGGGGTTCTGTTCAAAGCCTTCTTCACGAAAAAGTTTTTGTTCATGTCGACGATTTTTTATATCGCCATGGGCTGGCTGATCGTGATCGCCTGGGCCCCGCTAACGGCGGCCGTGGCGGACGGAGGAATGGCGCTACTGATGGCGGGCGGCATTTTGTACACGCTGGGAACCATTTTTTACGTCTGGCGAGGCTTCCCTTTCCACCATGCAGTCTGGCATGTGTTCGTGCTGCTGGGCAGTGTGACGCACTTTTTCGCGGTGCTGCTGTACCTGCTGCCCATTCGCTGA
- a CDS encoding carboxypeptidase M32, with the protein MEQQIQDQWNVFSVLLAKIGGYHEAIGLLHWDLRTGAPRKGTEIRSKTIGMLSGELFKLETSPEMGRFTELFSRPEIDSQLTDVQRKIVKDCRKEYERSKSIPPEKYEEYAVLAAQSETMWETAKENNDFASFEPLLSRIVAFKQEFIDYWGVKETRYDTLLDMYEPDLTVQKLDGIFDRLRSRLVPLAELIAASPNKPDGDILNGTFNKESQEKFGLFILKQMGYDFEAGRLDESVHPFATGLNPGDVRITTNYLPDNVTSSIFSSLHEGGHALYEQNIDKNLVGTPLAQGASMGIHESQSRLWENMIGRSRAFWNRYYGDLQQHFPETFAGVEPEDFYRAINRVENSLIRIEADELTYNLHIIIRYEIEKLIFNEGLTVQELPEVWNSKYQEYLGITPPSDSLGVLQDVHWSGGDFGYFASYSLGNMYAAQILHTLHKELPELDSLVSSGNLLPIKEWLTDKIYRYGMSQTPSQIIERVTGEPLNPDYLADYLEAKYSDIYHLEQAE; encoded by the coding sequence TTGGAACAACAAATACAGGATCAATGGAACGTCTTCAGTGTTCTGCTGGCAAAAATTGGCGGATATCACGAAGCGATCGGCCTTCTGCATTGGGATCTGCGGACAGGCGCGCCGCGCAAGGGAACGGAAATCCGCTCGAAGACGATCGGCATGCTGAGCGGTGAGCTGTTCAAGCTGGAAACGTCGCCGGAAATGGGGCGGTTCACGGAGCTTTTCAGCCGACCGGAGATTGATAGCCAGCTAACGGATGTGCAGCGCAAAATCGTCAAGGACTGCCGGAAAGAGTATGAGCGCAGCAAGAGCATTCCGCCGGAGAAATATGAGGAATATGCCGTGCTGGCCGCCCAATCGGAGACAATGTGGGAGACCGCTAAGGAGAATAACGATTTTGCTTCTTTTGAGCCATTGCTGAGCCGGATCGTTGCCTTCAAACAGGAATTCATCGACTACTGGGGCGTGAAAGAAACGCGCTACGACACGCTGCTGGACATGTACGAGCCTGACCTGACAGTCCAAAAGCTCGATGGGATCTTTGACCGTCTGCGCAGCCGTCTAGTGCCGCTGGCCGAGCTGATCGCGGCTTCGCCAAACAAGCCGGACGGGGACATTTTGAACGGTACATTTAATAAAGAGTCGCAGGAGAAGTTCGGGCTCTTTATTTTGAAGCAGATGGGTTATGATTTCGAAGCCGGCCGTCTGGACGAGAGCGTGCATCCTTTTGCCACGGGGCTGAATCCGGGAGATGTCCGCATTACGACGAATTACCTGCCGGATAACGTGACCAGCTCCATTTTCAGTTCTCTTCATGAAGGCGGCCACGCGCTGTATGAACAGAACATCGATAAGAACCTTGTGGGTACGCCGCTTGCGCAGGGCGCTTCGATGGGCATTCACGAATCCCAATCCAGACTATGGGAAAATATGATCGGCCGCAGCCGCGCGTTCTGGAACCGGTATTACGGAGATTTGCAGCAGCATTTTCCGGAGACGTTCGCGGGTGTGGAACCGGAGGATTTCTACCGGGCGATCAACCGGGTGGAGAATTCCCTGATACGCATTGAAGCCGACGAACTGACCTATAACCTGCATATTATTATACGCTATGAGATCGAGAAGCTTATTTTTAATGAAGGTCTTACCGTTCAGGAGCTGCCGGAGGTGTGGAACTCGAAGTACCAGGAATACCTTGGCATTACGCCGCCGAGCGACAGCCTGGGTGTACTGCAGGACGTGCACTGGTCGGGCGGGGATTTCGGCTATTTCGCCTCTTATTCGCTGGGCAACATGTATGCGGCGCAAATTCTGCATACGCTGCACAAAGAGCTGCCGGAACTCGACTCTCTGGTGTCTTCGGGAAATCTGCTGCCGATTAAGGAATGGCTTACGGATAAAATCTACCGTTACGGCATGAGCCAGACCCCGTCGCAAATTATCGAACGGGTAACCGGCGAACCGCTGAATCCTGATTATCTGGCAGATTATTTGGAAGCGAAGTACAGCGATATCTATCACCTGGAGCAGGCGGAATAG
- a CDS encoding MIP/aquaporin family protein, whose translation MSAFMGEVIGTLILVLLGCGVVGGVVLHKSKAQNSGWIVITMGWGFAVAFAIYAVGGISGAHLNPAVTIGLASIGAFPWGQVPIYLLAQMTGAFLGAVLLWLYYFPHWKETEDPGSKLAVFSTGPAIRHTPSNLMSEIFGTAVLMFGLLCIGANRFAEGLNPIIIGFFITAIGLSLGGTTGFAINSARDLGPRIAHFLLPIAGKGSSDWKYSWIPVAGPIVGGVLGAQFHHALYVTGSIYALFILIGIAAVLVMIVRATDSAKFFSHHPFIKKQNKQVS comes from the coding sequence ATGTCTGCATTCATGGGTGAAGTGATCGGCACATTAATTCTGGTTCTTTTGGGTTGCGGTGTTGTAGGTGGTGTCGTGCTGCATAAATCAAAGGCACAGAACTCGGGGTGGATTGTCATTACGATGGGATGGGGATTTGCTGTCGCTTTCGCCATTTATGCAGTAGGCGGTATAAGCGGTGCACACTTGAATCCGGCCGTCACCATCGGGCTAGCTTCAATAGGAGCTTTTCCTTGGGGGCAAGTCCCCATTTATCTGTTAGCTCAAATGACCGGCGCTTTTCTTGGAGCGGTTCTACTCTGGTTATACTACTTCCCTCATTGGAAAGAAACAGAAGACCCGGGTTCCAAGTTGGCTGTATTTTCAACCGGTCCTGCTATTCGGCATACACCTTCTAATTTAATGAGCGAGATATTTGGCACTGCTGTATTAATGTTCGGGTTACTGTGTATTGGCGCCAACCGGTTTGCAGAAGGACTTAATCCCATTATTATCGGTTTCTTTATAACAGCCATCGGTTTATCTCTAGGAGGGACAACCGGCTTTGCCATTAACTCCGCTCGCGACTTAGGCCCGCGTATTGCCCATTTTTTACTTCCTATAGCGGGAAAGGGCTCCTCCGATTGGAAATACTCATGGATTCCAGTAGCCGGACCTATTGTCGGGGGGGTATTGGGCGCACAATTCCATCATGCTTTATATGTAACCGGTTCTATTTATGCCTTGTTTATCCTGATTGGAATAGCAGCGGTATTGGTTATGATCGTTCGAGCAACGGACTCCGCCAAATTCTTCAGTCACCATCCGTTTATTAAGAAGCAAAATAAGCAAGTATCATAG
- a CDS encoding iron-sulfur cluster biosynthesis family protein, which produces MKIQLTPLAEKRLKERLGSQPGTFKLFYDTVDCGCDGINVLLIQDKPDTGDLHVEAGDLPVVVGNQHEIFYEEQLKLDADENTSSFKLSSDSQLYGQNILVRDMRGLNGVEPVQASACEVRTRT; this is translated from the coding sequence ATGAAAATTCAGCTGACGCCGCTTGCGGAAAAAAGACTGAAGGAGCGGCTGGGCAGCCAGCCGGGAACATTCAAGCTCTTTTACGATACGGTTGACTGTGGATGCGACGGCATTAATGTGCTGCTGATTCAGGACAAGCCGGATACCGGAGACCTTCATGTCGAAGCCGGGGATTTGCCTGTAGTTGTCGGAAACCAGCATGAGATTTTTTATGAAGAACAGTTAAAGCTGGACGCCGATGAGAACACTTCTTCCTTTAAATTGAGCAGTGATTCACAGCTGTATGGTCAAAATATTCTGGTACGCGATATGCGGGGGTTAAATGGAGTCGAGCCGGTACAGGCTTCGGCTTGCGAAGTTCGGACCCGTACCTAA
- a CDS encoding beta-class carbonic anhydrase has translation MSHISEILEFNEKFVENKEYEAYLTSRFPDKKMIIITCMDTRLVELLPKAMNFKNGDVKVIKNAGAVISQPFGSVMRSVMVALYELNADEVIVVGHHGCGMASLNADRMINSIKERGISEEVLSTLENSGIKLTKWLRGFDSIQEGVIQTVELIKRHPLLPTGVPVHGMIMDPATGALELVSDGYTSN, from the coding sequence ATGAGCCATATTTCCGAAATCCTGGAGTTTAACGAAAAATTTGTGGAAAACAAAGAGTACGAAGCCTATCTGACCAGCCGTTTTCCGGATAAAAAAATGATTATTATCACCTGCATGGACACCCGTCTAGTAGAGCTTCTGCCGAAGGCGATGAATTTCAAAAACGGTGACGTCAAGGTTATTAAAAATGCCGGAGCCGTCATTTCCCAGCCCTTCGGAAGCGTCATGCGCAGCGTGATGGTTGCCCTGTACGAGCTGAACGCGGATGAGGTTATCGTCGTCGGTCATCACGGCTGCGGCATGGCGTCGCTGAACGCAGACCGTATGATCAATTCGATTAAAGAGCGCGGCATTTCGGAAGAAGTGCTGTCCACTTTGGAAAATTCGGGAATCAAGCTGACCAAATGGCTGCGCGGGTTTGACAGCATTCAAGAAGGGGTAATTCAAACTGTGGAGCTAATTAAGCGCCATCCATTACTTCCAACGGGTGTCCCCGTTCATGGCATGATTATGGATCCGGCTACCGGTGCACTGGAGCTTGTCTCGGATGGGTACACCAGCAATTGA
- a CDS encoding NUDIX hydrolase, with amino-acid sequence MPLPEMFDIFNEQMIRIGTDSRNNAHAKGLWHQTFHCWVVNPSEGEGGSLLFQLRHKNKDTFPGLLDTSCAGHLQAGESVEDGVRELQEELGLAVPFEELVYCGMAAEESNPSPGLIDREFSHVFLYTSDQELEQYRFQWEEISGLFFVGIPKFRQLVGGETDALRIEGIVADEETQCVSREQRLVRLEDFTPNSEEYYRLLFKRL; translated from the coding sequence ATGCCGCTGCCGGAAATGTTTGATATTTTTAATGAACAAATGATTCGGATCGGGACCGACAGCCGGAATAATGCGCACGCCAAAGGCCTGTGGCATCAAACGTTTCACTGCTGGGTCGTTAATCCTTCGGAGGGCGAAGGCGGAAGCCTGCTTTTTCAGCTGCGCCATAAGAACAAAGATACCTTTCCGGGACTGCTGGATACTTCCTGCGCGGGGCATCTTCAGGCCGGGGAATCGGTGGAGGACGGGGTTCGGGAACTTCAGGAGGAGCTCGGGCTTGCTGTCCCGTTTGAAGAACTGGTCTACTGCGGGATGGCTGCTGAAGAAAGCAACCCTTCGCCCGGGTTAATCGACAGGGAGTTCAGCCATGTCTTTCTGTATACCAGTGATCAAGAATTGGAGCAGTACCGCTTTCAGTGGGAGGAGATCTCCGGCTTATTTTTCGTGGGAATTCCAAAGTTTCGGCAGCTTGTTGGCGGGGAGACGGACGCTCTGCGAATTGAGGGAATCGTCGCGGATGAAGAAACGCAGTGTGTGAGCCGGGAGCAAAGGCTGGTGCGGCTAGAGGATTTCACGCCCAACTCCGAGGAATATTATCGGCTGCTGTTCAAGCGTTTATAG
- the dhaS gene encoding dihydroxyacetone kinase transcriptional activator DhaS translates to MTASIITKKIIANSLKQLMETESFHKISVSDIMADCQMRRQTFYYHFIDKFELLGWIYKEETKENIEDFLEYEKWENIFDLLIDYFHENQRFYRKAFKVIEQNSFNQYLFEHTQSLYIKIIDELLTDSQLEIPEESKQTLASFYSHGFVGTIKDWIENNCVIKPFVLSSLMKDMIHNQLLLLLQQSANRI, encoded by the coding sequence ATGACTGCATCTATCATCACCAAAAAGATCATAGCCAACTCCTTAAAGCAATTAATGGAAACGGAATCATTCCATAAAATATCCGTAAGTGATATTATGGCGGATTGCCAGATGCGCAGGCAAACCTTTTACTATCATTTCATAGATAAATTTGAATTGCTGGGCTGGATTTATAAGGAGGAAACCAAGGAGAATATTGAAGACTTCTTGGAATATGAGAAATGGGAGAATATATTCGACTTATTAATTGATTACTTTCACGAAAACCAGCGGTTTTACAGGAAAGCATTCAAGGTAATTGAGCAGAATTCATTTAATCAATATTTATTTGAACATACCCAAAGTCTATATATTAAGATTATTGATGAGCTATTAACGGACAGCCAGTTAGAGATTCCCGAAGAGAGCAAGCAAACACTTGCTTCTTTTTATAGTCACGGGTTTGTGGGCACCATAAAAGATTGGATAGAGAACAATTGCGTAATTAAACCATTCGTCTTGTCTTCGTTAATGAAAGATATGATTCATAATCAGCTCTTACTTTTACTCCAGCAATCTGCCAACCGAATTTAA